The Campylobacterota bacterium genome includes a window with the following:
- a CDS encoding ATP F0F1 synthase synthase: MDHVLAHIKTRAKKRIFKLVSDQSLFDGVAVDLNACVPYNPDHNLDEDSWFKIEGFSQKEFCIELLKKDYDSKDYDDLTKDNFSKIAYLFAVQGNDFYFQKITPSLFVKRKTLVFGEVAEIEKSQTRLVINALPDALYFKAADTLIFKNLATISSIFKGIDELYKEATKEEVEQFLDAQFIELGNDYNVDSVSKPNRKRIGLAMATLDAMSADDKANMLDYIDGYCGEQKLKFDKENQKFEISNDDELKLLLYGIEQRFYTTPFGKEKRLANSVTAMDKK; this comes from the coding sequence ATGGACCATGTACTGGCACATATAAAAACTAGAGCAAAAAAACGCATTTTTAAATTGGTTTCTGATCAATCTCTTTTTGACGGAGTCGCAGTCGACTTAAATGCGTGTGTTCCTTACAACCCAGATCATAACCTTGATGAAGATTCATGGTTTAAAATTGAAGGCTTTAGTCAAAAAGAGTTTTGTATTGAGCTACTAAAAAAAGACTATGATTCAAAAGACTACGATGATTTAACCAAAGATAACTTCTCAAAGATTGCCTACTTATTTGCAGTTCAAGGTAATGATTTTTATTTTCAAAAAATTACTCCAAGTCTATTTGTAAAACGCAAAACGCTCGTTTTTGGTGAAGTAGCAGAGATAGAGAAAAGCCAAACACGTTTAGTGATAAACGCTTTACCAGATGCTCTGTACTTCAAAGCGGCAGATACCTTGATATTCAAAAATCTGGCAACAATATCGAGCATATTTAAAGGCATTGATGAGTTATACAAAGAAGCAACAAAAGAAGAGGTTGAGCAGTTTTTAGATGCACAGTTTATAGAGCTCGGTAACGACTACAACGTAGATAGCGTCTCAAAACCCAATAGAAAACGTATTGGCCTTGCTATGGCAACACTTGATGCTATGTCTGCTGATGATAAAGCCAACATGCTCGATTATATCGACGGTTACTGCGGTGAACAGAAACTTAAATTCGATAAAGAAAATCAGAAGTTTGAAATATCTAATGACGATGAGTTGAAGTTACTGCTTTATGGCATTGAACAACGCTTTTATACGACCCCATTTGGCAAAGAAAAAAGGCTCGCTAACTCTGTAACCGCTATGGATAAAAAATAG